From the Lolium rigidum isolate FL_2022 chromosome 2, APGP_CSIRO_Lrig_0.1, whole genome shotgun sequence genome, one window contains:
- the LOC124688175 gene encoding probable glucosamine 6-phosphate N-acetyltransferase 2, which translates to MTSTSPEPAAGPAEADGAVLIRRLEIADRERGFLPLLAQLSSCPDLTASEFAACFADLAALGDDHVILVAEDPAAAPERRILSTGCLFVERKFLRGGGKVGHVEDVVVDAAARGRGLGLRVVRRLVEIAKEAGCYKVILDCTPDLRAYYAKCGFVEKGVQMAVYF; encoded by the coding sequence ATGACATCCACCTCGCCGGAACCAGCCGCCGGCCCCGCCGAGGCCGACGGCGCCGTCCTGATCCGCCGCCTAGAGATCGCCGACCGCGAGAGGGGGTTCCTGCCCCTCCTCGCCCAGCTCTCCTCCTGCCCGGACCTCACCGCGTCAGAGTTCGCCGCGTGCTTCGCCGACCTCGCGGCCCTCGGCGACGACCACGTCATCCTCGTGGCCGAGGACCCCGCCGCGGCCCCGGAGCGGAGGATCCTCTCCACGGGGTGCCTCTTCGTGGAGCGCAAgttcctccgcggcggcggcaaGGTGGGGCACGTGGAGGACGTCGTGGTCGACGCCGCCGCGCGCGGCCGCGGGCTCGGGCTCCGCGTCGTGCGCCGCCTCGTGGAGATCGCCAAGGAGGCCGGCTGCTACAAGGTCATCCTGGACTGCACCCCCGACCTGCGCGCGTACTACGCCAAATGCGGCTTCGTGGAGAAGGGGGTTCAGATGGCCGTGTACTTCTGA